A DNA window from Arachis hypogaea cultivar Tifrunner chromosome 18, arahy.Tifrunner.gnm2.J5K5, whole genome shotgun sequence contains the following coding sequences:
- the LOC112770903 gene encoding cytochrome c biogenesis CcmF C-terminal-like mitochondrial protein produces the protein MRQKLAPRTVRRPSPTPAVMVRLRSTNTKRIQFTQRLPLGSELHMGKERCCFRGLDHLHGPTSHSICGNFMIYKPSLTNDRLMFEHGESLRADLLPINFSASYENGKLEHFLHRWMKNREHKNLWLTMFPEKRYFRETTSTTEVAIHTNPFTDRYASIGTGSSRTGGWYTTIMKLPFLFFIRIGFWLASSGGSRSLLRQLQKDKLRWNR, from the coding sequence ATGAGGCAGAAACTCGCCCCACGTACGGTTCGGAGGCCGAGCCCCACCCCAGCTGTAATGGTGCGGCTTAGGTCAACTAACACAAAGAGGATACAGTTCACTCAACGATTGCCTTTGGGTTCCGAACTCCATATGGGGAAGGAGCGTTGTTGTTTCCGAGGTCTCGATCATTTACATGGACCCACTTCTCATTCCATTTGTGGGAATTTTATGATCTATAAACCGTCCCTAACGAACGATCGCCTCATGTTTGAGCATGGTGAATCACTTCGTGCCGACCTGTTGCCAATAAACTTTTCGGCCTCATATGAGAATGGAAAACTTGAGCATTTTCTGCATCGGTGGATGAAGAATCGCGAACATAAGAATTTATGGTTGACCATGTTCCCAGAAAAAAGATACTTTAGAGAAACAACGAGCACGACTGAAGTGGCTATACATACAAATCCATTTACGGATAGATATGCTTCGATTGGAACTGGAAGTTCCAGAACAGGCGGCTGGTATACCACCATAATGAAActgccttttcttttttttattcggATAGGATTTTGGTTGGCTTCGTCGGGAGGCTCGCGTAGTTTGTTACGTCAGCTCCAAAAGGATAAGTTGCGTTGGAATCGATAA